The genomic window AGGGACGTCTTTTTGCGCCAGGGATTGCGGATGACGGCAGAGGGTTGGCTACTGTGCTGGGACTGGCGCGTGCGCTTCAAGAGAGCGGGATCAAAACGCGCGGAGATATCCTTTTTGGGGCGACCGTTGGAGAAGAAGGCCTCGGTGATCTGCGCGGCGTCAAGGCGTTGTTTGGCGGGCATACACAGGCGGAACCAGCGCAAGCGGGACTTACTTCAGCGGATTACGTCCCGCGGATCGACGGTTTTATCTCGATCGAACCGGGTTCGCCGTCGCGCACTACCTATCTCGCGACAGGAAGTCGCCGCTATCGCATCACATTTCATGGACAGGGCGGACACAGTTTCGGAGATTTTGGGACCCCGAGCGCGATTCACGCGTTGGGGCGAGCGATTGCGAACATTGCAGATCTTCGTCCGCCGCGCGATCCGAAGACCACGTTCAACGTGGGCGAGATATCCGGCGGAACATCTGTGAACACGATCGCGCAGCGTGCCAGCATGCTGCTTGATCTTCGCTCAAACTCGCTCGCGGAACTGTCGGCCTTAGAAGAACAGGCGCTTTGCGCAGTACGAGCGGCGTGCGATGAGGAGAATCGCGGTGTAGATCGTCCCAAACTTCGCGTTGAGATTGAAAAAATTGGGGATCGTCCAGCAGGCGAGCAGTCTCCGGATGCTCCCATTGTGCGCGCGTCTCTTGCGGCGGCGCGTGTGCTCGGTCTTGAGCCCGTCCTTGATCAGGCGCAGAGCACGGACGCAAATGTCCCCATCCAACTCGGTATTCCATCCGTCACGCTCGGTGGCGGCGGCGATTGCGGCGGCATGCACACGCTTGAGGAGTTTTTTGATCCCCGTGGAAGCCATGTTGGAGTACAACACGCATTTTTGACAATGCTAGCGCTTGTGGGCGTGCGAGATGCGTGGGAGCCACTTCTTGAAAATCGTTCTGCGAGTCAGTCTCGATCATTGAATTGTGGCGCGGACGAAACACTCGTTTAGGAGAACAGCCGTTGTGAAGCGAAGAGAGATTCCTGCATTGATTGATCTGTTGATGTCCCATGACCGATCGCAGTTGCATGTCCAGGCGGGACTTAGAAATGCTGTCGGCATCGCGCTCCCCCTGGCCGTGGGGGCTTTTTTGGGGCAAGTGCCCGCCGCTATCGTTGTCGCAATCGGGGCGCTTGTCACTGGTTTTGCGGGCATCACGGGGACCTCGCGCTTGCGTTTGCGCACCATGATACTCGCTTTGATCTGGCTTGGCTTGTCAACGTTCATCGGGACGATGAGTGGAACCCTTGCGTTTTTGTCGGGATTGCTCCTGATGGTGAGCGCCTTTTTTGCAGCCATCCTGGTTGCGGTGAGTCCTTCCGCCGCACAGGTTGGCTTGCTCTCAACACAGAGCATGATCATTTTTATGGCGTTTCCCGCCGATCCGATTCACGCGCTTGCGCAGGCATTGCTTGTCATGTTGGGGAGTTTCACACAAATTTCTCTGATGTGGATTCACGATCGCCTAGCTCCACTTCGCGAAGAGACCGTAGGGGTGTCGCGCGTGTTTCGTGCAGTCGGACAATTCGTGGCATCGCGTACCCGCATGTCGGAGTTTGCTGTCGTGCGGGCGCTTGTCTATGCAGAGACGCAACTGAACGACTCGCGTTTACCCACATCATCGTGGCGACAGCTTCGGATTTTGCTTGATGAAATGGAGCGTGTGCGAAACGCCGTCGTCGCGCTGAATCGCTCATTTCGATTGCTTGAGGAGAGCGGTTTTAAAGGAATGAGCGAGGCAGTGTTGTGGCGTTCGTCTTTTTACTCGGAGTTGAGCGCTTCGATCGACGCACTTGCCACAGCGATTCTCGAGCGTCAGCCATTGCCTGAGCGCTCGCTTCATCCGGAGATTTTTGCAGAACACTGCGGCACCTTTGTCACAGGTGAAATGGCGAAGACAGGCGCTGGCGCAATTGGGCATGTCATTGCGCAACTGACTGACGACATAAAAACAAGCATGGATCGCATGGAAACGGTCATGCGGCACGGTGCATCAGAAAATCTGGGCATTAACCTCCCAACACCACAAGCTACTTTTTGGCAGCCCATTCGCACGTTGTTCGTGACAGTGCGCGCAAATGTTACATGGCGATCTGCCGCGCTGCGTCACGCGATTCGCGTTTCGTGCACGATTGGGATTGCGTTTGCCCTATACCGAATGATCCCGCTTCCGCGCGGTTATTGGGTTCCGCTCACTGCGCTGCTCATCTTGAAGCCTGATTTTTTTTCGACGATCAGCAGAAGCCTTGCACGGGTGGTGGGCACCGCAATCGGGGTCGTCGTCACGTCAGCGCTGATCGCCATTCCTCAGCCAGTGCCGCTGTTCAGCATTGTCTGGATCATCGTGTTTGCGGCACTTCTTTACACCGTATTCAACTACAACTACCTCCTTTTTTCAGTCTTCATCACATCGGAGATTGTGGTACTCTTGTCGTTTTTTGAACATATGGCGCCAGTACTCGCGGTGCGTGATCGACTGCTTGATACGATGATAGGGAGTGCGCTTGCGCTGATTGCATTTTCGCTTTGGCCAACCTGGCAGCTTACCAATGTCCCGAATGCGTTGGGCAATTTTTTGCGCGCCGATTGCCGTTATTTGCGGACGGTGTTTCAGCAGATGAGAGGGGCGGATGGCAACCGAGTCTCGACATCAGACGCTCGCAAAGCAGTGCGTTTGGCGCGTACCAATGCGATGGCCGTCGTTGAGCAAATGATCAATGAGCCGCGTCATGGCGTGCTCGATCGCGCTTCGGTCAGCGGTTTCTTGCTGGCTCTGCACCGGTTTGTCGACAACTTGTTAGCGCTTGAAACAGGCATGCGCGCGCTGCGCAGTGAAGGCCGGATGCAGTGTGATACGTTGATGCATCACCAGGATTTTGCAGAAATGCTTGCAGAGATCATGGAAGGGATGGAGTCCTTAGTACGCGCGTCTTTGTCTGTGCAACCGGATCGCGAAATCATACTTTCAAAGATGGCGCAAAGACTCGCAATGGTGTCGCCGCAGTGGACTGAGCAAGAATGGAAAGACCCTTACCTGCGAAATATCGCGCAGCGACTTCTTGGAAACGTGAGCACGATGATCCGGATGATGCCACTCGATCAGGCGGGAGAGTGAGTGTTTGGCAGGGGA from Ferroacidibacillus organovorans includes these protein-coding regions:
- a CDS encoding M20/M25/M40 family metallo-hydrolase; protein product: MSDRIQEIMEQVSAHSDVRRSLAWIHADVERTIEEQIELTEIAAPSFQEALRGERFKEKLEALFLEDVCIDPVGNVTGIRRGVGDGPTLLICAHLDTVFPAGTDVSVKRREGRLFAPGIADDGRGLATVLGLARALQESGIKTRGDILFGATVGEEGLGDLRGVKALFGGHTQAEPAQAGLTSADYVPRIDGFISIEPGSPSRTTYLATGSRRYRITFHGQGGHSFGDFGTPSAIHALGRAIANIADLRPPRDPKTTFNVGEISGGTSVNTIAQRASMLLDLRSNSLAELSALEEQALCAVRAACDEENRGVDRPKLRVEIEKIGDRPAGEQSPDAPIVRASLAAARVLGLEPVLDQAQSTDANVPIQLGIPSVTLGGGGDCGGMHTLEEFFDPRGSHVGVQHAFLTMLALVGVRDAWEPLLENRSASQSRSLNCGADETLV
- a CDS encoding FUSC family protein, translated to MKRREIPALIDLLMSHDRSQLHVQAGLRNAVGIALPLAVGAFLGQVPAAIVVAIGALVTGFAGITGTSRLRLRTMILALIWLGLSTFIGTMSGTLAFLSGLLLMVSAFFAAILVAVSPSAAQVGLLSTQSMIIFMAFPADPIHALAQALLVMLGSFTQISLMWIHDRLAPLREETVGVSRVFRAVGQFVASRTRMSEFAVVRALVYAETQLNDSRLPTSSWRQLRILLDEMERVRNAVVALNRSFRLLEESGFKGMSEAVLWRSSFYSELSASIDALATAILERQPLPERSLHPEIFAEHCGTFVTGEMAKTGAGAIGHVIAQLTDDIKTSMDRMETVMRHGASENLGINLPTPQATFWQPIRTLFVTVRANVTWRSAALRHAIRVSCTIGIAFALYRMIPLPRGYWVPLTALLILKPDFFSTISRSLARVVGTAIGVVVTSALIAIPQPVPLFSIVWIIVFAALLYTVFNYNYLLFSVFITSEIVVLLSFFEHMAPVLAVRDRLLDTMIGSALALIAFSLWPTWQLTNVPNALGNFLRADCRYLRTVFQQMRGADGNRVSTSDARKAVRLARTNAMAVVEQMINEPRHGVLDRASVSGFLLALHRFVDNLLALETGMRALRSEGRMQCDTLMHHQDFAEMLAEIMEGMESLVRASLSVQPDREIILSKMAQRLAMVSPQWTEQEWKDPYLRNIAQRLLGNVSTMIRMMPLDQAGE